The Candidatus Cloacimonas sp. region AAGTGGATTCCCTTCTTGCCTCGCTTAAAGATGATTTTGACGATGACGATGATGAAGACCAGGATATCGATCTGGACGACTATTTGGATGATGATGACGACTTCTTTGGTTTCGATGAGGACGAAGATGAAGAAGACGATTTTGATGATTTTGAAGACGATGATGAGGATGACGACGAAGAATAATCAGCTCTCGTCTATTTAGAAATCATACATCAATTATTTTTAAAGCAAAGGGGAAAAATCGCCTCCAAAGGCGATTTTTTCTTAAGGATTAGTATGGAACATATTAGAAACCAATTACTTGCGGAAATAGCTAAAGCGGAAAGCATTGTCATTACAACTCACATCAATCTCGATGGGGATGGTTATTGTGCAGCTCTTGCTTTACAGAGAATACTATCCCGGCAAGGAAAAAATACATTGCTGGTAACAGATGATGACGATTTAAACCGCTATCAGTTTCTGAAAGATGGAAAATCCGTAGAAAAGCGTTTCCAGTCATTAAAGGCAGAGGAACAATATTTTGCTTTGGCCATTGTTTTGGATTGTAATTCTTACGATCGCCTGGGAGCCAGAAAAATCCTGATAGATAAGGCAAAAAAAGTTATCGTCTTAGACCATCATCAGCAAGAAAATGGACTTATAAAAGCCGATCTTAGTTATATCGATCCCAATTTCGCCTGTGTGGGAGAAATGCTTTTTGCCTTACTGGAAGATGAAATAAGCAAACTATCTCTGCCCGACCGCATATTTGTTTGTAATTGCCTCTATACCACTATTTTGAATGATACTAATAATTTTGTTAACGCCAACACGGATGCGGAGGTCTTGATATTTGCCTCCAAATTGATTGAACTGGGAATAAAGCCCAATGAACTATATCGTAACTACTTTTTAAATCATTCTGCCGAAGAAATGCGTTATGTGGGAGAGACATTATCCACCCTCGAATTGCATTTGAACCGTAAAATCTTGGTAATGTATTCCACTTTGGCAATGAGCCAGAAAAATGAAATAGACCCAGATAGCATAATGAACCTTGCTTATTGGGTTCAGGGCATCAAGGGAGTGGAGGTAATTATTTACTTACGAGAAGATAAGGAAGGTGTATTTAAAATCAGTTTGCGCTCCGAAACGGTAGATGTGAATAAAATTGCTGCTCGTTACGGAGGAGGAGGTCACAAACAAGCATCCGGTTGTTCTATACTTGGAACCTTGGAAGAAGTGAAAAACAACCTGTTGAAGGATGTTATCAATGCCTTTGGCAAATAATGGCTTTATTGCTATAGATAAACCGGAAGGCATTTCGTCGTTTGCAGTAATCAAACATTTACGCAAAATAACCGGCTTAAAAAAAATAGGACATAGCGGCACTTTAGATCCTTTTGCTTCTGGCTTGGTAATTTGCTGTTTAGGGCAATATACGCGTTTGGCTGCTTATCCGGAAAAAGCAGACAAGACCTATCTGGCTGTAATGAAATTGGGGACAAAAACCACCACCGGCGACCCAGAAGGAGAAATTATTCAAACCGCACCTATTCCTGATTGGGAAAATAAACTGGCGAACTTGGAAAAACAGGCATTGCTATTAACGGAACTTTCCGTCCCTGCCTATTCAGCCGTAAAAATTAATGGCATCAGAGCTTATGCTTTAGCCCGCAAAGGCATTTCCGTAGAACTTCCCCGCAAGCAAATAAAGATTATTGACTTTAGCTTTTTATGCTCTGAACAAAACCCAGCGGACGAATTATGCTATCGTTGCCAAGTTAGCAAAGGAACTTATATCAGGGCTCTAAGTGAGTGGTTGGCAGAACAATTAAATACTCTTGCCTACACTAAAACACTCAGAAGAGAAAGGGTTGGCAAAATAACTTTGCAAGATGCGGTAAAATTGGATAATTTAACCAGTGAGAATTGGTTCACTTATCGGTTAGATTACAAACAGGTCTTCCCTCAATGGGCTTATCAAAATCTTGAGGTTACAGATTTTGATAAAGTTATGAATGGCATAGATATAGCTGCGGATAGCGAAAGCAACGAAAATGTTCTATTGCTTTACGAAGATAATATCTGTGCCGTAGGAAAAAGAATCAATGATCTCATTCATCCTTTTATCGTGCTGAAATGAATTTACCTTCAGTGTTAACCATAGGAAATTTTGATGGCTTGCATTTGGGGCATCAGCAATTACTGCAAAAAGTAGTTGACCTCGCCCAAGCAAAATGCCTACAAAGTGTGGTCATTACATATAAAGACCACCCCGCTTTTGTGTTAAGAGCTCATCCTTTACCCAAAATGCTTTGTCCGGTAATTATCAAACAACAAGAATTGTTAAAACTGGGCATAGATAAAATTGAACTGCTGGAATTCACGCCGGATTTGGCAAAAACACCCCCGCTTAAATTTTTGAAGGACTATATTATCCCTCAGTTCCATCCCCAAATAATAGTTATGGGTTACGATTCGCATTTCGGACATTTACGCCAGGGAAATTATGAGTTTTTATGCAAACATTCAGCCGAACTTGGTTACAAAGTAGCTTATGTAGAGCCATATCTGTATGAAGGCCAACCAGTTAGCAGCAGTTTAATCCGGAATTTGCTGAGCGCAGGAAAAATAGAAACAGCCAACAAATTACTGGGCAGACCCTATCGTTTAATTGGCAAAGTGGAACACAGTTATGCCAAAGGTAGAAAAATTGGTTTTCCCACTGCCAATTTAAATTTGCTCTATCCTCATCAGCTTATTCCTCACAATGGCATTTACCTTTCTAAAGCATTTTATCAAGAAAAAGTTTTTTTCGGGTTGACAAATATCGGCATTAGCCCAACTTTGAAAAATACCGGCAAGATAGAAATTGAGACCCATCTTCTGGATTTCAACGGTGACTTATATGGAGAGACCTTAGAACTGGATTTACTCCGTTATATAAGAGAGGAAAAGATGTTTAAGAGTATTGATGACCTTAAAAAAGCTATCCAAAACGACATAAATTTGGCAAGAACTCTGCTAAGTGAAGATAGTAAATGAAAGATTATACTCCCCGCCCTCTGTCTAAGCGTAAATTGCACCCCCATTGTGCCGTTTTGCTTTTTTCCTTGTTTTTTCCGCTCTTTTTTTACGCTGTATCACCTCTGCAAGTAGTTTCCGGTAGTGGCATTGTCGCTGAAGAAGATAGCAAGATTTATCATTTTCGCTATCACAATTTAGCTGATGACTATCATCTTACGGGACCTTCCATTTGGGCAGTGCGTTTTAATTTCAAAGGAGCATATTCAGTGGCTGATTCTGCTTCCTTTGCTTTGAACTATTTTAAAATCTACAATCCCTATCCCAATTTGGAAATGCGCATCTCGCTTTGGAATGAACAATATGGAGGAACAAACGAATTAAATTATTTCCCTGGTTCCATTATTGAAGGTGGCAACTGGCAAACAGTCACTCTTTACAGCAATCCTACCAATATTGTTTTTCCGGATGTGCAAAATCCTTTGCAAATTGTGTGGCTGGTGATGGAATTTACCACTCCGACAGAAGGAAAATATATGTCCGCTTCGGTAGGAAGTGGAAAAAACAGTTTTTACTATAATACCACCGTCACGGGCAGCGAATTTTGGCAAAGTTTATTTACGGCAGGTTACAATTGCGAACTGAGAGTTAGCGCCATTGGCAATTTTAATTTGCTCAACACCGAATTAGAATTATTGAGTTTTTCTTTACCTGAAAACATTTTGCCCTACGATACCGTTTATCCATCCGTAACTGTATATAATCATAGTAATTATCCTATTACCGACACGCTTCAAGTTAATATCACCAATCCCACCCAGGAATTCAATCAAGACCTGCAAATTCCGTTAATCAACATTCCTGCCGGGGATTCACTTTGGGTAATCAGTTCGGAAAGCGTAAATTTCGGTCGCGATCCCTGTCAGATAAAAATTACGCTTTCTCTCAAGCATCATCCTGCCGTAATTTTGGCAGCGCGCTATTACAATATATTTTCGGAAACGAGCAGTTGTCACTTGATAGAATATTTTAGACGATATACTTATGATATAGATGATATTCCTCAAGATACCGATGGACTGCATCATTTACTTTATTTTCCCAATCAAGTGGATGATTATTCTTGTCCTGGAGCGATGCAAAGATTCAATTTCTACCAGTTCAATTCTTTGCCTCAAACAGCCATAGACGGATACAAAAGGTTTTATCTACCAGTAGAGGCAAATTCTGAACCGGTTTTAGATGCCATTGCCGCAGCGCAAGAAAAAAGAAGTTTTATTACTCGCAGCAATTGTAGAATCAGCATTTTGGATCCTGATAATCCTGAAAACCTGCGTTTGTCCGTCACTCTGAATAATGATAGAACTTCTTTATTTGAATGGACTTCCAGCTCAGCCATCAATCCTGGATTTTTTGCCGGAATTTTTGAAGCAAATCGTTTTGAGGCAGGGGGGCTTTTTTACCTGAAAAAATGGCTTGCCTTCAATCAACCTTTTTCGTCAACACTCGATCTTGGCACCAGCGCCAGCATAGATTTATTAGTAAATACAACCGAGCTTGATTCACTTAAAAATTACCGAGTATATTACTGGATTCAAAACAGTTTCAACAACGGCGGCGAGATTTTTTATGCTAAATGCCTTGTTTTCCCTTATGGATGGACAGTTGGCATAGACGACGAAAATTTACCTCATCTGCATTTAACTGTTCATCCCAACCCACTTACTAAGGGCAATGCTTTAAAAATTTCCGCTCCCAATTATCCCACTATTTATACCATTTATAACCTTAAGGGTCAAAAAGTGTTCGCAACGCAGCTTGTGACCAAGGAAACAAGTGTTCCTTTTGCCGTTTTTCCTGCTTCAGGAATATATTTCTTGCGTTGTGAAACCCAAGTTAAGGACAAAATAATAACCGAATCAAAAAAAATAAGCGTAATAAAGTGATGTGATATTATGGCAAATCATCTTTTTATATCCGAATTGCACCAGAAAGTAAATCAAGAAATTTCCGGTTTATATCTGGTTGCGGAAAAAGAGCTCCGCGAGGGCAAAAATGACCTGTATCTGCGTCTAAAACTTCAAGATAGAAGCGGAACCATCTCTGCCAATGTGTGGAAAGATGCACTTAAACATTCAGATGAATTTGACGCCGGAGATATAATTAGCATTCAAGGCACCGTTGTAAGTTACAAAGGTCAGGTTCAACTTTCCATAACCAAACTGCGTTTTGCCGATAAATCCGAATATGATATTGAGGATTATTTAATGCGCAGTAAAATTGCTCCGGAGGTTCTCAGCGCTCGCTTTTTCGAATTTGTGGATAAAGTGAAACAGCCCCATTTGAATAGATTGCTGCATCTGATCTTTGATGATAAGGATTTTTTCACCAAGTTTTTAAATTCTCCCGCAGCCAAGAATTGGCATCATAATTATCTTAACGGCTTGATAGAACATACCGTTTCCGTAGCTGCTTTGTGTGAATTTGCCACCACCCTCTATCCCGTAAATTATGATTTATTAATCACCGGAGCGTTATTACACGATGTAGCCAAAATTAAAGAATACGACAGTAAAAGCAATATTGATTTTACGGAAGAGGGACGCCTTATTGGTCACCTGGCTCTTTCCGATCAATTGGCTTATGAAACGGCTACTAAAATTCCCGGTTTTCCGGAAGACCTTTTACTCAATTTGCGCCATTTAATTCTTTCTCATCATGGAGAATACGAAAAAGCATCCGTGCGTTTGCCTCAAACCTTGGAAGCCATAGTTTTACATCATTGTGATAATTTGGATGCTCAGGCAGTCGGCGTAACACAAATAATCGATGCAGCCCCACCCAATGCGATTTGGACAGAATATGACAAATTGAATAACCGCTATTACAGAATTTTCAAGCCGGTTTGAGAATTATGTTTCAAACCCTTATCATTGCCAGCGGCAGCAGGGGAAATTGCGTTTTCATGCAAACGGAAAGAACGGCTTTGCTTTTGGATGCAGGCATCAGTTTACAGAGAATTTTGGACTGTTTGGATAGCTATGGTATTGATAAATCCAAAATTAGCGGCATATTAGTAAGCCATGAACATTCGGATCATATCAAAAGCGTAGGTTCCGTTTCCCGCAAACTAAAAATCCCAATTTATATCAACAGACCTACTCTTTCTTCTTGTTCAGAGCGTTTGGGCAATATCCAAGATAGGATAGTTCTGTTCAATACCGGAACAAGTTTTGAGATTGGTGACATTTATGTGGAGGCATTCAGTTCTTCTCATGATGCTGCCGAGTGTTGTAATTTCGTATTTTCTCCTCTTTCCGAACCCAAAAGAAAATTGGGCGTGGCAACAGATTTGGGCTATCCCACCCAATTAAGCATTCTGAAATTGAGTAATGTAAGCACTCTCATTTTGGAAAGTAATCACGATGAACGGATGCTTATGGAAGGTCCCTACCAGTGGAAACTTAAACAACGCATTCGTGGTTCCCAGGGTCATCTTTCCAATGTCCAAGCAGTTGGATTGATTTCTGCCTTAGTGCATCCCGGCTTAAAAAACCTTATTTTGGCACATTTAAGCGAAATCAATAACCTCCCTTCTTTGGCAGAAAAGACAATGCGGGACTATTTGGAAAGCATCAGAAGCGATATCAAACTTTTTGTGGCGGAACAAAATAGACCTACTCCCATAATTGAAATATAGTAAGCGGCATTTTTATGCCTAAAATGCTGCGTTGCTTCCTGTTAGATGAATTTTGTCACTATCGGGTGCTTGAATTTCACTAAGGCAAATCGGCAGAGTAAAATAACAAGTATTTTGCATATAGCGCACCTATTTTATCCTTCCAATTCACCTATAAACCCCCCGACTTCCACTCCCCCTTCTCTTATCCTAAACGAGGAGAGGAGGACGGGTTGATGAGGAGAGGAGGAGGAGACACTAATAGCGAAGCAATTGTTTAGCTAAGAAATAGCGCTTATCCATAATGGCTAAGTGCTTGATAGTGTTACATTAAAGTATTGGGGTCTATATCAATTTGTTTTTTTAGGGAAGAGGGGCAATTATAGAGGGCATCAAATGTTTTGATTGCCGCCTGCATAACTTTCACATTAATGCCTTTAAAAATAATATGATAGCGATAATTGGAACTGATTTTGCTGAAAGGCGCAAGCGAGGGACCCAAGATAAGTAATTGTGGCACAGGATATTGTTTATGAAGCAAAGAAAGTGTTTTCTGCATATTGACCGTTTCTTTTTTCAATAATTCCAAATCGGGGCTTTGAAATAAAATCCTTGCCAAGCGATAATAAGGCGGATAGTATAGTTTTTTACGATAACCAAGTTCTTCGGTGGCAAAACGCATATAATTTTGTTGGCTGGCAGAGACAATAGCATAATGTAAAGGATTGTATGTCTGTATGATAACTTCACCGATTCTGTCGCTGCGTCCAGACCTACCTGCCACTTGAGTTAATAATTGAAAAGTTCTTTCTGCGGCTCTAAAATCGGGCAAATTCAACGAAATATCCGCCATAATGATGCCTGCCAAAGTTACGAAGGGAAAATCCAGTCCCTTGGAAATCATCTGCGTCCCCAAAAGGATATCTATCTCTCGATTTTTCATGCGATTATACATTGACTTATAGGTATCTTTTTTCCGCGCCGAATCCGAATCCATTCTTAATATTTTGGCTTCCGGAAACAGAATTTTGAGGTTCTGCTCAATTTTTTGAGTTCCTGGGGCTCCGTAGGCAAAAGAATAAGATCCACAAGAAGGACATTTTCGGGGACTGGGAATAGTGTTTCCGCAATAGTGACATTGCATTTCTTCCCTGTCGCGATGATAGCTCATACTGATTTCACAATTATCGCAAGTAATTAGTTTTCCGCATTTTAAACATTGCATAAAGGAAGAATAGCCGCGGCGATTTTGAAACAAAATAACCTGCTCTTTTCTTTGCAAACGCTTGTCTATTGCCTCCAAAAGAACCGGCGAGATTAAGTTCTGATCATATTCATCTCTTAAATCCACTACCTGAACTTCTGGCAAAGAATAGTCCATAGGTCGGCTTTCCAGTTTCTGAATTCTATATTTTCCGGTTAAAGCGTTATGCCAAGATTCCAAAGCTGGCGTGGCACTGCCCAAAACTACTTGCGCTTGTTGAATTTGAGCTCTCACGATGGCTAAATCCCTGCCCTGATAACGAGGTGCGCTATCCTGTTTGTAAGTGCCCTCATGTTCTTCATCTACAATAATTAAGCCCAAATTTGGCAAAGGTGCAAAAACGGCGCTACGCGCTCCAATTACAATTCTTTTGGCACCGCTTTTTATATTCTGCCACTGAATTAAACGATCCTTTTCGGTTAATTGACTGTGCTGGATGGCTAAGATTTGCCCAAAACTACTTTGAAAACGATCCACCATCTGAGGCGTCAAAGCAATTTCCGGAATTAGAAAAATAACGGTCTTATCCCTGGCTAAATAGTATCTGATAAGTTCAATATAGACCTCGGTTTTGCCACTTCCGGTGATGCCATACAACAAATTCACATTGAAAGTTCCAAAGTGCTGTAAAATATCTTTAACTGCCTCAACCTGGGCATAATTTAGCTCTATTTGTTTGGGCGAAGAAGAGTTCTCAAAAGAGATGGATTCCGGATCAATTCTCTGCGGTTCAATTTTGATGAAACCCTTCTTTACTAATGCCTTAACGGCACTGTAAGAAATGGTGGAACTGATGTTTGCCATTGGAAATACCATTTCTTCTTGCTTTATTTTTTCGTATGCCTCCCGCTGTTTTAACGGTAAAGTATCTTCATCCATAGGCGTTTCCAAACGAATGATGAAATTTACCGTGCGGGGTTTGTCTTTGTGATTTAGCTTGCGTTCAATTTTCAGCAGACCTTTTTCTTCCCCTTCTTCCATTCTTTTATAAAGCGGATAGGAAGGCAGTAATTTGCGCAGATTCTTGAAATTGGCTACTTCACATTTATCTATGGCATTTTTTAAGGGGACAAATTCTTCTGGAACATCCTCTGCCAACCAAGTAATAGTTGCTTCCGTTTCCGGCAATAAATAGGAAGGTAACATAGCAAAAAGAGCTTTGCCAACCGAACAATGATAATAATCAGCCAGCCAATAACCCAATTTTAACATTTCTGTTGTAAAAACGGGAGTATTGTCCAAGACCTCCATAACTGCCTTGTATCTGATATCTTTATCTTCCTCTGGCTTGGTTTGCGCTCCACAAATGCCTGTCCATAAACGACCTGCAAGATTTACTAATACTCTTGATCCTTCCCTTATTGCAACGGGAGAACAATAAACCAGTTCTTTGGGAATTTCCAACGGCAGATGAATTACATAATAATACATAAAACAACCCTTTTACGCTTCTGCCATCTGTCAATCTTATTTTGGAGGGATAATGCAAGCAGAAAGAAGATAAAGGCGAAGCGGAAAATTGCTTTGAACATCAAAAAAATAGTGGGTGGTGGATAAATAGGATAAAAGCATAGCCGGAAGTCGCTGAAACTCCGCATTTTTTTCTTACGGAAAAACAGCGTCCTCCAGCTACACAAATATAATTACATTTCTAATCCACTTTCCAAATCATTTCATCAGCAGCATTTTTTGCGTGCATTGATAATTGCCGCTTACTAACCGGTAAAAATATACACCCGTGGATACACTGCGGTCTTTTTCATCTTTACCGTCCCAAACGATATTGTAATTACCACAATTTAACTCTCCGTTTATAAGGTGCTTAACTATCTGCCCTTTTAGATTATAAATGGTTAAAGCGGTTTTCGCCGGTTTGGCAAGAGTGAAAGAAATGGTAGTAGAGGGATTAAAAGGATTAGGATAATTATGGTTCAATTTCGTAACTAAACCAGGAATATCACTCCCTGCAATTTCACCGAAAGGATAAGGAATATTTAGTATCGGGCTGGGAGTGCCATCCACATTATAATATTTCACGACAATATAATATCTATACTGTCCTTCCAAGGTTAAAACTTCATGATATGTTGTCTCTTCTGAATCCTGAACCAGATAAAATTGATCGGTATTGAACTTACGGAAGACCTTAAAACCAACCACAGGCAATACCGTATCTTCGGGTGATTGCCAATGAATATATAAATCTCCCGTTTCGTTATCTCCGGTATGATTAATGCCTTGCGGTTGCGGTAAATCTATCAAAGTAAATTCCGTATAATGAGTGGGGGTCTCTGGACTGATGATGATGGAAGTTAAAGTAGATGCCTGATGATAAGGCATTTTGGCAGTAACCGTATGAATTCCGTTGGGTAAATATATCAGGAAACTTCCATCGGAAGCGGGATGACTGGTTAACCGCTGATTAGAACGCAAAGTTGCCGTGGAAGGATCAAGACCGGAAGTAGGATATACAAAACCATTCAAATACCCCGTCTTTTGATAAATTCCACTTAATTTCAGGTCATCAATAAACCAGCCCGGACCATTTGTTTGTCCATCGGAGCCAAAACGGAAACGAAACATTGCTGTCTGACCGGCAAATTGGGTAAGATCAAAGGTTGCCAATTGCCAGCCACCGGAATTACCTGTCCAACCCGCTTCTCCATTTAAACCGTTTAAAGCGTTGCTGTTATAATTAGATTGCGGAGTTAATAAAGTCCAGGTAGTTCCATTACTGGTAGAAATGGAAACATTGGCTCCATCATAATTATATTCGCATACATAGTTATGGACAAATTGCAACTGGCTGTTTGCACCTAAAATATACTTGGGTGTATAAAGATTGTAGGTTACCAAATCGGGATAATTCCCGCTTAAATTGGTAGCCCAAACTTTAGTTCCGGAGAAGGGAGTAACCTGTGCTGGCGTTCCCCAAGTCCAACCCGTCTCGGAAGTTAAAGATCCGTTATTGAGTTCAAAATCCTCAAAGGCAACAGGATTATTATATTGCACATTGAAAGAAGCGCTGGTGGAAGTTCCGTTAATCGGGATAGCGCTGAACAAAATCGGTATTTGAGTAACGGAAGCATTCAAAGAAGTGGTATTTAGCGTAAACTTGATTTCACAAATGTCGTTGGGCTCTATTTTATCAATGGTTACAACCGGATTTTCGATAATCAATTGGGGCAATGGACTGCTAATTGTCGCTTGAATTCCTCTGGCGTCAACATCCGCGGCATTTTCCAGATTAACGATTAGATTAAATGTTTCACCGGTATCTACGGTGCCGTCAAAATCTCCCAAATGATCATCAATAAAATGGGAATCATACTTTAAACTGGAAGCGGAAACCTGCAAGCTGAAATAACGCGTCCATTCCAGATCACCTGAAGTTAAAACCAGATTAAAATTCAATACTTCTCCGTTAGGACAATCATCTGCTATTGTAATAGTATAGGGCTGTCTGTTAACTCCTCCCATCCCTGGTTCAATGGGAAAATAAGCAGCGGTAGGAGTATTGATGGTAACATATTCATTATCAGTGTGCAACTCTCCGATTAAATTTTCTGCCGTCAGGTTGCCGGAATTTTGAATCTTAACACCCAAATCCACTACTTCGCCTGGTTCACAAATGCCATTCATATTGGAATCGTTTACATAAGTATTTTCCAGAAGCAAATAAGCCGCAGCATGATAAACAGGAACGGTAGTGATATATAAAGCTTTGCCACTGCTTAATTGGGCAGCCGCAGTAGGGTAAGTATTATTAAAAGTATATTCCAATCCCATATTCCCGCTGTGATCTTCTATTCCGATAGTGCAATAGTTTCCGTGTCTGTTTCCTGATTGAGAATCCACATTATTAAATGTATGATATTGGAATTTTATAGGACCATCACCCAAACTGCTGGGATAAGCTGATTGATCATAAAGAATACATTGGAAATCCTCTACGGAAGAGCCATCCTTACCATTTTTCATATTATGCCATTCAATTACGAAGGAATGGTTGCTCCGATCAAACCAAGTATAAATTCCACTGCCAGTTCCCGTTGCCAAATCATCCCAGAAAGGTGCAATCATTGGATTGGGACCCATAGGACCTGGAATCCGATAATTTCTAAATTCTGCATTCTCAGTAGCTCCCATAGCAATAAAACCATTGGAACAAATAGTTATTTGATTATAGACACGGCCATAAAACTGGAAAGGAAACGGCAAACTAACAATTTCCAAAGCATCGGAACCAACTTGGTCACCCTCTTCGCTACCACTGTAACCGTCTGAAATAGATACCGCAGTTCCCACTCCACCTTCGGAGGGTGAAATTCCATGCCAATCGTAAACTGCTGCTTCTGCATAGGCAGTATCGGTCCAATCATAAATTAAATAACCATAATTATCGGGTCCTAAAGGATCGTGTTGAGTTACAACTCCCACCGTTAAAGTGAAATCGATAAATTGCAGATAGCCATCCGCATTATATAACTTTAGCCGTAAAGGAATAAGCATTCCAGGCAAAACTTCGGGTCTGGCTGTCAGAATAAAACGATCGGTTCCGCAAGTTACTTGTTCTCCTATGTTCAAAGTTCCAAACTCGGCACTATTATCCGTAACGCCCACTAAATCGTTTTGGGTGTATAAAATGCCCATAACATTATTTACTGGAACGGTTCCTTCATTTTTAACCGTAATACTGAAATCCGCTGCTTCTCCCGGATCAAGATGTTGGTTATTAGTATCTATTACCTGATAGGAGATATATTTCACCGCTGGGGCTTCCACTTGGATAAATTCTGAAATATGATAAGTAGCCGAATTGGAATCAGTTAAATTGAGATAGAATCTTAACATTGTTTGATGCGGCGTATCTGGAGCAATCTGAACAACAATACTGGTGGTATTTGTTCCTGTTTCTCCGCCTGGAATATTAGGATAGCTGATCAGAGAATCAAGTATGGTTACATAAGGACTGGTGGTACTAATGGTTCCGCTAATTCCACCAATTGCTTCTACACCTGTATTCGTTAAAGCCAAAATAAGTTCTATGGTTTCTCCACTACCGGCAGAGCCATTTCCGTTTCCGGCAGAAGGAGCTGTATCATCATCATCTATAATTACCGAGGCAGGAATTAAAGTAGCAATATCGATCACGGAAATGATTGATTGAGCAGGTTTAAAATTATGTTTGCTTACAGTTAAAGTTGCACTACCTACAACCATCCCCGAAGGCAAAACTAAGATTGCTTTACCATCGGCTCCTGTATAACTGCGAGCTAAAATTGTGTCTCCCATATTTAAAACAACTGCTGCTCCTTCTACACGCAAACCCAAACTGTCGCGCACCGTTACATCAAATAAACTCAATCCCAAAGGAATGGAGCTTTCGGCAGTAACCGTAAAGTGATTGGGAATACCTGTAAAGACCTCCATCGTGGGATCGCCCATTAAATTACACCAAGCAGCAAAATTAACTGCATTGGAAG contains the following coding sequences:
- the priA gene encoding primosomal protein N'; protein product: MYYYVIHLPLEIPKELVYCSPVAIREGSRVLVNLAGRLWTGICGAQTKPEEDKDIRYKAVMEVLDNTPVFTTEMLKLGYWLADYYHCSVGKALFAMLPSYLLPETEATITWLAEDVPEEFVPLKNAIDKCEVANFKNLRKLLPSYPLYKRMEEGEEKGLLKIERKLNHKDKPRTVNFIIRLETPMDEDTLPLKQREAYEKIKQEEMVFPMANISSTISYSAVKALVKKGFIKIEPQRIDPESISFENSSSPKQIELNYAQVEAVKDILQHFGTFNVNLLYGITGSGKTEVYIELIRYYLARDKTVIFLIPEIALTPQMVDRFQSSFGQILAIQHSQLTEKDRLIQWQNIKSGAKRIVIGARSAVFAPLPNLGLIIVDEEHEGTYKQDSAPRYQGRDLAIVRAQIQQAQVVLGSATPALESWHNALTGKYRIQKLESRPMDYSLPEVQVVDLRDEYDQNLISPVLLEAIDKRLQRKEQVILFQNRRGYSSFMQCLKCGKLITCDNCEISMSYHRDREEMQCHYCGNTIPSPRKCPSCGSYSFAYGAPGTQKIEQNLKILFPEAKILRMDSDSARKKDTYKSMYNRMKNREIDILLGTQMISKGLDFPFVTLAGIIMADISLNLPDFRAAERTFQLLTQVAGRSGRSDRIGEVIIQTYNPLHYAIVSASQQNYMRFATEELGYRKKLYYPPYYRLARILFQSPDLELLKKETVNMQKTLSLLHKQYPVPQLLILGPSLAPFSKISSNYRYHIIFKGINVKVMQAAIKTFDALYNCPSSLKKQIDIDPNTLM
- a CDS encoding C25 family cysteine peptidase: MKRIISLLLILLATGLVFATSDYSLPTNLNSAFTLGVRNSSFMNVNFVLPEFTLQEETNGETVYNKIVIPNTPTLMESGMPELPIVTTSIAIPNTGGVNIEVLSTQQTVIHNFLPYPVQQGNNLESPKGFVVNNNYYNSGGNYPEMMIQYGEPAILRDFRIITVQLNPFSYNAQTGDLTVSNNIEFRLNFTHETGINELLNEPESISASFDKIYESMILNYADYRNYVVANTPPRYLIIYGTNTDPNFTSALNSFVLWKRQKGADVMVASTASNEAGSSTSTITAYIQNKYNNMATRPDFVILLGDTSGSYTIPYFTTSSGATDYNFTFVSGSDQLGDCFIGRISVENLSQLLVVFSKIYLYERDINLNTASWLNRMMLSGDNSPSGISTMYIQKYIKELSLLTNPYYTFTEDYGPSPNYTVITQALNIGVGFYSFRGYIDWTPPAESSLFNGYKLCHAINITCGTNNYAGGTGEVESFVRYGTTASPKGAVTGIGMCTSSTHTAFNNAVHGGIAGGIFAYGMRTMGEALLNGRLYINQIFGVSSPSNAVNFAAWCNLMGDPTMEVFTGIPNHFTVTAESSIPLGLSLFDVTVRDSLGLRVEGAAVVLNMGDTILARSYTGADGKAILVLPSGMVVGSATLTVSKHNFKPAQSIISVIDIATLIPASVIIDDDDTAPSAGNGNGSAGSGETIELILALTNTGVEAIGGISGTISTTSPYVTILDSLISYPNIPGGETGTNTTSIVVQIAPDTPHQTMLRFYLNLTDSNSATYHISEFIQVEAPAVKYISYQVIDTNNQHLDPGEAADFSITVKNEGTVPVNNVMGILYTQNDLVGVTDNSAEFGTLNIGEQVTCGTDRFILTARPEVLPGMLIPLRLKLYNADGYLQFIDFTLTVGVVTQHDPLGPDNYGYLIYDWTDTAYAEAAVYDWHGISPSEGGVGTAVSISDGYSGSEEGDQVGSDALEIVSLPFPFQFYGRVYNQITICSNGFIAMGATENAEFRNYRIPGPMGPNPMIAPFWDDLATGTGSGIYTWFDRSNHSFVIEWHNMKNGKDGSSVEDFQCILYDQSAYPSSLGDGPIKFQYHTFNNVDSQSGNRHGNYCTIGIEDHSGNMGLEYTFNNTYPTAAAQLSSGKALYITTVPVYHAAAYLLLENTYVNDSNMNGICEPGEVVDLGVKIQNSGNLTAENLIGELHTDNEYVTINTPTAAYFPIEPGMGGVNRQPYTITIADDCPNGEVLNFNLVLTSGDLEWTRYFSLQVSASSLKYDSHFIDDHLGDFDGTVDTGETFNLIVNLENAADVDARGIQATISSPLPQLIIENPVVTIDKIEPNDICEIKFTLNTTSLNASVTQIPILFSAIPINGTSTSASFNVQYNNPVAFEDFELNNGSLTSETGWTWGTPAQVTPFSGTKVWATNLSGNYPDLVTYNLYTPKYILGANSQLQFVHNYVCEYNYDGANVSISTSNGTTWTLLTPQSNYNSNALNGLNGEAGWTGNSGGWQLATFDLTQFAGQTAMFRFRFGSDGQTNGPGWFIDDLKLSGIYQKTGYLNGFVYPTSGLDPSTATLRSNQRLTSHPASDGSFLIYLPNGIHTVTAKMPYHQASTLTSIIISPETPTHYTEFTLIDLPQPQGINHTGDNETGDLYIHWQSPEDTVLPVVGFKVFRKFNTDQFYLVQDSEETTYHEVLTLEGQYRYYIVVKYYNVDGTPSPILNIPYPFGEIAGSDIPGLVTKLNHNYPNPFNPSTTISFTLAKPAKTALTIYNLKGQIVKHLINGELNCGNYNIVWDGKDEKDRSVSTGVYFYRLVSGNYQCTQKMLLMK